From the genome of Dermochelys coriacea isolate rDerCor1 chromosome 1, rDerCor1.pri.v4, whole genome shotgun sequence:
TTATGTCAGTGCTGAATTTTGTCCAGTACACCATAATTTTAGAACTAGCCTTAAAGAAAAGAATCTGAATTTGCATCATCAGTGgcctttgtattaaaaaaattactgatTGAAGTTGAATAACAGGGCCGTTAGCAAAAGGAACCAGTCCTCAGTGAGGTTTTAAGTGCCTACAAAATTGAATTGagtgtgaggatttttttttttatggaacaCAGAATGTTTTAATAAGAGTAGCTCATATGCCATTTTCCAGTGTAATATTCTGCTATAATCAGCTGAGTttataaatctttgaaaaacaaggcttataaatgaaaacaataaCTGGTGTTGTCTGGAAATGCAATCTTTAAAGGACTTATAAATAGTAACCAATAGTAATGACCTTCATCTTTTTAGATTCAACAATTGGAGGTGCTGCTGCTTCAAATTATGCAAATTCCACTTGGGGTTCTGGAGCCGCCTCCAACAACGGCACCAACGCCAACCCAACTCACGTCTGGGACAAGGTGATTGTAGACGGGTCTGACATGGAAGAGTGGCCTTGTATTGCCAGCAAAGACGCTGAGTCTTCTTCCGAAAACACCACCGATAACAACAGTGCCTCGAACCCTGGCTCAGAGAAGAGCACTCTGCCAGGAAGCACCACTAGTAACAAAGGAAAAGGAAGCCAGTGTCAGTCTGGAAGTGCTGGGAATGAATGTAATCTTGGGGCCTGGAAGTCTGACCCCAAAGCTAAATCTGTTCAATCTTCCAACCCTGCTGCAGAGAGTAACAATGGACTAGGAAATTGGAGGAACTTGAGTGGGCAGGACAGAATAGGCCCTGGTTCTGGCTTCAGCAACTTTAACCCAAAAAGCAACCCATCTGCCTGGCCAGCACTGGTTCAAGAGGGCAATTCTAGGAAAGGGATTTTGGAGTCTGATAATGGTAACGCCAATGCACAGATTAGCACAGTAGGTCAGACCTCTAGGGAACAGCAGTCAAAGATGGAAAACGCGGGTGTTAACTTTGTTGTCTCTGGCAGAGAACAGGCTCAAATACATAACACTGATGGACCAAAAAATGGAAACACTAACTCCTTGAACTTAAGTTCGCCAAACCCTATGGAGAATAAGGGAATGCCCTTTGAAATGGGCTTGGGGAACCCCTCCAGAAGCACTGACGCCCCTTCACAAAGCACTGGAGACAGAAAGACTGGGAGTGTTGGATCTTGGGGTACATCTAGGGGGCCTTCTGGAACTGACACAGCCGCTGGACAAAGCAATTCTGGAAACCATGGGAACAATGGAAAGGATAGAGAGGACTCCTGGAAAGGAGTTTCTGTTCAAAAACCTAATGGGTCAAGAAATGATTCTTGGGATAACAACAACAGGTCTATGGGTGGTGGGTCTTGGAACTTTGGCTCTCAGCACTCAAATGAAAACAAGTGGGGTGAAGGGAACAAATTGACATCTGGGGTCTCTCAGGGAGAATGGAAACAGCCGTCTGGGTCTGATGAACTGAAGATTGGAGAATGGAGTGGTCCAAACCAACCAAATTCTAGCACTGGAGCATGGGACAATCAAAAGGGCCACCCCCTTCCTGAAAACCAAGGCAATTCCCAGGCTCCCTGTTGGGGAAGATCTTCCAGCTCTACAGGAAGTGAGGTTGGAGGTCAAAGCACTGGAAGCAACCACAAAGCAGGAAGTAGTGACAGTCACAATTCTGGACGCCGATCATACAGGCCTACGCATCCTGATTGCCAGGCAGTCTTGCAGACTTTGCTGAGCAGGACTGATTTGGACCCCCGTGTGCTTTCAAACACTGGTTGGGGCCAAACTCAAATTAAGCAAGATACAGTTTGGGATATTGAAGAGATGCCAAGGCCTGAGGGGAAATCTGATAAAGGAACTGAGGGGTGGGAGAGCTCTGCCACACAGACAAAGaactcagggggctggggagatGCACCCAGCCAAAGCAATCAAAACAAGTCTGGATGGGGTGAGCTCTCAACCCCCACAGAGTGGAAGGACCCCAAAAACACAGGAGGGTGGAATGACTATAAGAACAACAATTCTTCTAGCTGGGGAGGAGTAAGACCAGAAGAAAAGACCTCTTCCTCTTGGAATGACAATTCCAACAAGGATCAAGGGTGGGGTGGACGGCAACCTAGTCAAGGATGGTCTTCAGGAAAGAACGGTTGGGGAGAGGAAGTTgaccaaacaaaaaacagtaattGGGAAGGTGCAGGAAACAAACCAGTGTCGGGTTGGGGTGAAGGTGGGCAAAATGAGATTGGGACTTGGGGTAATGGTGCAAATGCTAATGCTGCTTCAAAGGGCGGATGGGATGATTGTAAAAGAACGCCAGCATGGAATGAGACTGGTCGACAGTCCAATTCCTGGAAtaagcagcaccagcagcagcaggaggcttctggctCCTGGggtcctccaccaccaccacctccaagtAATGGGCGACCTCCAAATCCAAACTGGAACAGTGGGCCACAGCCAGCTGCCCCCAAGGATGAGGAACCCAGTGGCTGGGAAGAACCGTCTCCACAGTCGATCAGTCGGAAAATGGATATTGATGATGGCACTTCAGCATGGGGAGACCCTAGCAGTTATAACTACAAGAATGTGAACCTGTGGGACAAGAACTCACAAGGGGGACAGGTTCCACGAGAACAGAGCCTGCCTACTCCAATGACTAGCAAATCAACAGCATCAGGTACCATTTTGCTTCCTTCTCTTCAGTAGAGTATATGAAACTAAatgtctaaaccaggggttctcaaactgggggtcgtgaccccttGGAGTCATGAGATTATTATGGGGGGAGGGTTGTAagatgtcagcctccatccccaaaccctgcatcacttccagcatttataatagtgttaaatgtaaaaatgtgtttttaatttataaaggggggccACActcaggcttgctgtgtgaaaggggtcaccaatacaaaaatttgaaaaccatTGGTCTAAACAAATGTTGAGTATGCAACCTCCAAATCCATAGCTAGTTTTACCCCATTAGCAAAATTAAACTCTCATTTGAGTATTTGGCTTGTGCATGTCTTGATAACTTATCAACAAttcagaaaagtgactgtaaaaatggaaCCACTGAGTGTCACCATTATTGTACTTTATTGACTTCCATCTGAACATTGCTCCATTTTACAAGTAAAAGGATGTTTTCTTTAGCTAACTAGCCTGCAAACTCCACCTAAGCTCTGAGAGGCAAGATATGTTCTTATTAGTTTGTGCATCATTACCAGTAAAAGATtttgcaggccaaattctgccctcacttatATCTGTAAAACCCCATTGTCTTCAGAGAAATTGCACATATTCAACTTAAAACACGATTGTGCTCTGCATTTAGAATTTAGTTAATAATCAAGATCATATGTGAGCCAGATTATAACCTGTTTTACTCTCCCATAGCTGTCCTGTGCCATCAAGAATAAAAAATAgtaaggtgccatttttacatatcATTTTTCTGACCATGTCACACTTTAAaggatattatttattttttgatgtgCACTTAAATTTATCCTTGTTCTTCAGTATATTAAACTTCCGTACAACCTAGTACTAATAACTGGTCATGGGAAAAGTTATCTGAGTAAGTTAGCATCAGGGATAGGCTTCATATCTAACTTGATACTGTAGTAGTAATTTTTTTCATAGTATTTCTAAAGTGAAGGTCCTCTTCCTTTTCATTCCTAGAACTGAGAGTCAGGTCCCTGCCCTGGGTGTAGTGTTTGCAACTGAGTAATCCCAGTTTACGCTTTTTAATAGCATGAGCTACACCAGAAAAGAGGAAGCAGTAGGTTTTTTGGTGATGCTGTGCTGAATGTCAGTGAACAGTTCGTAAACTGTCCATAATGAAAACTCTCTTCTTTGTGCAGTCTGGAGCAAAAGCACACCACCTGCTCCAGATAATGGTACGTCTGCCTGGGGTGAGCCAAATGAAACCAGTCCCGGGTGGGGTGAAATAGATGATACAGGAGCATCGACAACAGGCTGGGGGAATGCACCTTCCAACGCCCCGAATACCATGAAACCTAGTGAGTATAGGCCAGTAATCAGCCATTTTTATAATGATGCTATAGATTTTAGTATCTGATTTCTGTATGTGGTTCACCTGCATATGTAATGCATCCCCTCTCGATGAGGACCAGAAGGGACACTAAATGGTTTCTAAGGTGCTGATGGTGGTGGTTGAGTAAAAGTGCTTACAAATGACTAAAAACTACCAAGAGCAAGACGGAATCTTAGTTTACAGTATAGGTATATGAACAGCTTTGATCTTATTATTGATACGACATTTGGGCTTCTAAACAAGGTGAATTAGttgctttttctttctcaaaAGGACCTCCTCCCCATGCCACATACCCAAATACTTCATAGTAGGGAACTAGCTTTCAAGGTAAATCCCCCTCTCTTGTAATATCAGAATTATGAACTTGCAGTTTATCCTTAGCCAAAAACTCTCTATTGTAGATCATGGTTATACAGGCAGAAGTCTATACACTGCAGCAACAAGTTTTTTCTCATTCTAGTTTTATGGCTAGTAAAAGCTATATTTTAAGGCTGAGAAGGCTGCTTTATTTTAACTCCCTGTTTTCACTTGCTTGTAATTTtctgggaattatttttgggGCTCAGTCTTCACATGCCCAGAGGTTGATTGATTTTTGAAAACTAGAGCAAAATAGGTACAGACTTTGTTATATAAGCATGACAAAGtttttgcatcttttaaaataattgttcaaAGCCTTTTTGTGCTCAATCCAAATGACTAGACTTTTCAGCTGTTTACTTAGAAATCTGTCCATTATTCACCAGTGAATGAAGTCCTGCTGAACTTCTGaaaaacatgattttggtaattttgAAATTAGAATGACTGTTATATGATTGCACATATATAGGATTTTGTGGAAATCCTTTCTACCAGCACAGATAGTgtatttttaaggggaaaaagtATGTGTGGGGCGGGgagttaaaagcaaacaaaaaagtgaATACTGCATTGCAAAATTCTTCTCAAAGCAAGTAACTCTTATTTGATGGGCAAGTAAGGCGTGTGTTtgtacacacacttttttcatgCTTGTATAACAAACGATGTATATTtaatgcacacgcacacacacaaacacacattgaAAATCAGCACCATGATTAAAGATGTTGGGaagtagattttgtgcctgggctgATACATCGACTGGGTACTTTTGTAGGGCATCATTTAGAGTGTGAATTCAGATACACAGATCAagatatttaaaaggaaaagttcCCACAACAGCGATCTCACCTGAATAGTTTACTGTGTATGTTAAGTTACTTGTTTAACTTTATACAtaggaataaaaaatattattgtaCATATTTTCAGTATGGCTGTTGTTCTTGCTATGGGAACATCACAAATCAGGAAACTCGAAAGGTATATTCAAATTTTCAGCCACAATATGCATTAAACCCCCTTATTCctgattttccccccaccccccctccaagACAATTCAAGGCTTAAGCAGGAGAAAGATGATGGAAAACCAATTTTTGGAAGATAGGTAGGTGGAACAGCAAGGCAAGGGAGCAGCATGATGAGTGGAGTAGTAGTGGGAAGGAAGTGTTGGTCAGCAGACAAGGTAGGGGTTGAGAAACATGTTGGCTAGGCAGAAGTAACTGCAGTTATACGGTTGGGTAGGCCAGCTGGCATAGGAAGGAGTAGGAGGTAGGAAAACAGCCTAACTGGGGAAGGAACACTCCTTCTCTAGTTTTGTAAGATGAAATGGTTGTAGCATTTGAGTAGCAGTGCAACCCTTTGTTTAAATGGCAACACCAACATGTCTCTAGAGTGAACCAAGACATTAATCTCTCGTTTTTGCGTTTTGTTACTTTGGTGTGCATATGTTAAAACATGAGCAATATTTAAGGTACCTCTCCCAGATTATTCTGCTCACTTCTTAATCTGAACAGAAACTGATCCTGCGTTTCTAAGAGTTCATTAGGAGAATGCCAGTAGTTTTATATCGGATCCTAGTAAAAATACAAACGGTGTGAAGATGCATCGTGTATATCTGTGTGGAAAGTTTTCAGCATATCAGATTTCTGACCAGTGTCTGAGAATTAAATCTGAGTTTTCCAGAACACAGTTTTATTGTCAACCGTGCTTAAAGGTCAACATACTAGTAGTTTGATAGAGAAATGTGATGAAGGTTTTAATactggtgtgtttgttttttttctaatagaGTGTTAAGgactttgaaggaaaaaaattagcaCTGAAAATCAGATTTTGATATAGGTTAACCAGATGGACTAAATTCCTCAATTACATTAATTTAAGAGAGCCTCTGGAATCCTTTCCTCTACACTGGAAATTATGAGCTCCTTTTAGGAGGTCAGTTTCTTTATTGAGAGAAGGGATGTTTCCCCTGTAAATTTAAAGTCAAAGGCATTTGATATGTTTGAAGCTAAAGTGATCTTACAATACAAAATACTTGAAAAATATAGCACACTACTCCACACTCATAAATCTTTTAGGTGTTGTGCTTTGTGCAATTTTCTGCATTAGAATAAAATGAAggaaagttttgggttttttttagattGATAACAGCAGTTGTGTACTAAACATCCCACTGATCTTGCCATAGAATGTCATAAAATTTGTCTGTTAGGAGTTGTATTGGCTCACTTTCAAATGAAaattgtatatatattatatatctgtGTGAATATATACTTTTTTCCTTGAAGGTTCCAAATCTATGCAAGATGGCTGGGCGGAGAATGATGGGCCAGTAACAGGAACACGTCATTCAagctgggaagaggaggaggaaggaggagtcTGGAACACAGCAGGCTCTCAAGGAAGCAGTTCCTCCCACAACTCAACAAGCTGGGGACAAGGAGGAAAGAAACCACAAATTAAGGTAAGAAACCTCATGCTTGAATGATTTGTAATGGCCATATATTCTTGAAAGCAGATATAACTAATATGTTATGCACTTCCCTTTTATAAACAAGTACTATTGTAGTGGAGAATTCATCTGTAGAagtggctgcattgcagtggtgTGTGATGTGACACTCTCTTGTTTTTGTGAAATATGGCTATTAAGACTTGTAATTCCAACAAAGATTGCCAGAAACATTTTGGCATGGGTGCTGCAGAACCATTACAGAATGAGACTGAGCAACAAGTGTCCAAGGGTTATCGCTCTTTAGGTGTCACATCACGCTACAGGCTGCTGCTCCCTCTCCTTACACAGACTGTTGAAGTTCTGATCCCATTCTTACTTCTGGTAGTAACACACTGTTATTTCTGCTTGATTTTGGGTTCCCGCCTTTGTTCTTATTAACTTGTGGCAGCAAACAGAAGTAAATGACTCTGCACTTGGCTGCTACACTGATCTAACTGCTCTGCAGAGGATAGAGCATGTGAGATGTTCTGTTGTAGTGTTGAATACTGTGTTAAGATTAAGACGACTACCTATAGCCAGGGGCTGGGCTTTGGCTGCTCCTGGGCTAAAATAAGgtgcaaaacaaaacagacttGTGGTGTTGTATGGGTTTCTCAGTTCCTGCTTTGGACAAATTGAGTCCTTCATTTCAATCTTTAtttcttgcttgtttttttaaagacacttcattttttttatccTAACCACAAAAGCAATTGTCTGTAAACTTtccttttcagctttttttttttttttttaaagtgttatgtTGCCAGTTTCtgctttcagttttgtttttgatcATTCACAAATCACAACAGGACCAAATTGAAAGCCAATTGAATTCAGCACAATGCTGATTGAGAGGAAGCTTCTGAAAGGAAGCAAAGCCGAGACCTCTACGTAAAAGAAGTATGAAAATGGAGGAAAGATGAGGAAACTGTTTAATTACATCTGTTCTTGTTTTTTAGTGCTCATTAAAAGGAGGAAATAGTGATTCGTGGATGAATCCTTTATCCAAACAGTTTTCAAACATGGGATTGCTAGtaagtggctttttaaaaatgtcattatcTAATTGAGAAGCACTAACAGTTGTGTAGTaagcaaaattttaaattgaGATATTCACCAGCCAGTGTTTAACTAATTGCATTTTCATTCCCAATCTTTTATTCCAATACCGGTAGTTGGTGGCTATTTCAGACTCCACTTACTAGTCAGAATATTTCTTTctgaaactaaaatattttaaaaatccaagtgGATTTCATGGTTGCCATAGTTGTGGTGTTGCAATTCACTTGCAAACAATGGATGGTCTTGTGCTTAAGATGCTGGACTAGAACTCTGGACATGTGGGctaatttctggctctgccacagacttgtgtGAATTTGGGCAAGACAATATCACTGTACCTCAGTTCATTGCCTGTAAAAAGGAGATATTTTCTTtatcccaccctttgtcttgtctatttagagtgtaagctctttggaacagggacttttATGTGCAGTACATCACCTAGCATAGATACAGCCCCAGTAACAGGTCCTCTAGGTGGAGCTGTAAGACAATGCTACATCATTGTCAGTGGGAAGGTGCAGAGAACTGTGATGCCTTCTTTTCAGTGAAAATATGTTTCACCTATGAAAATGTTCAAGAATCCCAGACACACCACTTAATGGAGAGCTTTGCATTTTTCAAAACACTGTACACCATTAACTAATGTATCCTGTGAAGTAGCTATTTATTCTCATCATAGAATTGGGGAAATTGTGGTGCAAAGATGCTGTTACATGTCTGAGGC
Proteins encoded in this window:
- the TNRC6B gene encoding trinucleotide repeat-containing gene 6B protein isoform X11, whose protein sequence is MQTDEGEILEEGSPKMEHEDFVMEGHGKTPPPGEENKQEKEQEREEQLMEDKKRKKEDKKKKESTQKVTDQKTKVPEVTKPSSSQPVAASPIGSSPSPPVNGGNNAKRVAVPNGQPPSAARYMPREVPPRFRCQQDHKVLLKRGQPPPPSCMLLGGGAGPPPSSASGANPNNAQPVTGALLQSDSGTATDSTIGGAAASNYANSTWGSGAASNNGTNANPTHVWDKVIVDGSDMEEWPCIASKDAESSSENTTDNNSASNPGSEKSTLPGSTTSNKGKGSQCQSGSAGNECNLGAWKSDPKAKSVQSSNPAAESNNGLGNWRNLSGQDRIGPGSGFSNFNPKSNPSAWPALVQEGNSRKGILESDNGNANAQISTVGQTSREQQSKMENAGVNFVVSGREQAQIHNTDGPKNGNTNSLNLSSPNPMENKGMPFEMGLGNPSRSTDAPSQSTGDRKTGSVGSWGTSRGPSGTDTAAGQSNSGNHGNNGKDREDSWKGVSVQKPNGSRNDSWDNNNRSMGGGSWNFGSQHSNENKWGEGNKLTSGVSQGEWKQPSGSDELKIGEWSGPNQPNSSTGAWDNQKGHPLPENQGNSQAPCWGRSSSSTGSEVGGQSTGSNHKAGSSDSHNSGRRSYRPTHPDCQAVLQTLLSRTDLDPRVLSNTGWGQTQIKQDTVWDIEEMPRPEGKSDKGTEGWESSATQTKNSGGWGDAPSQSNQNKSGWGELSTPTEWKDPKNTGGWNDYKNNNSSSWGGVRPEEKTSSSWNDNSNKDQGWGGRQPSQGWSSGKNGWGEEVDQTKNSNWEGAGNKPVSGWGEGGQNEIGTWGNGANANAASKGGWDDCKRTPAWNETGRQSNSWNKQHQQQQEASGSWGPPPPPPPSNGRPPNPNWNSGPQPAAPKDEEPSGWEEPSPQSISRKMDIDDGTSAWGDPSSYNYKNVNLWDKNSQGGQVPREQSLPTPMTSKSTASVWSKSTPPAPDNGTSAWGEPNETSPGWGEIDDTGASTTGWGNAPSNAPNTMKPSSKSMQDGWAENDGPVTGTRHSSWEEEEEGGVWNTAGSQGSSSSHNSTSWGQGGKKPQIKCSLKGGNSDSWMNPLSKQFSNMGLLSQTEDTQGSKMDLSVGGLPDKKFDVDKRAMNLGDFNDIMRKDRSGFRPPNSKDMGTTDSGPYFEKAGNHGLFGNSTAQSRGMHTPVQPLNASPNIRAQVPPQFLSPQVSASMLKQFPNGGLNPGLFNISPQQIAMLSQLPNIPQFQLACQLLLQQQQQQQQQQQLLQNQRKISQAVRQQQEQQLARMVSALQQQQRQPGMKHSPSHPVGPKSHLDSMVPNALNVGLSDIQAKGQIPGYGSGFGSSGMDYGIVGGKEAGSESRFKQWTSMMEGLPSVASQDANMHKNGAIVPPGKARGGSPYNQFDIIPGDPLGGHAGPAGDSWLPAKSPPTNKIGSKSSNASWPPEFQPGVPWKGIQNIDPESDPYVTPGSVLGGTATSPIVDTDHQLLRDNTTGSNSSLNTSLPSPGAWPYSASDNSFTNVHSTSAKFNDYKSTWSPDPIGHNPTHLSNKMWKNHISSRNTTGLPRPPPGLTNPKPSSPWSSTAPRSVRGWGAQDSRLASASTWSDGGSVRPSYWLVLHNLTPQIDGSTLRTICMQHGPLLTFHLNLTQGTALIRYNTKQEAAKAQTALHMCVLGNTTILAEFATDEDVSRFLAQAQPPTPAATPSAPTAGWQSLETGQNQTDAVGPPLNLFGGSAGLGQWSSSGGSSSGGDLSGASLWGPPNYSSSLWGVPSVEDPHRMGSPAPLLPGDLLGGGSDSI
- the TNRC6B gene encoding trinucleotide repeat-containing gene 6B protein isoform X10, with translation MREKEQEREEQLMEDKKRKKEDKKKKESTQKVTDQKTKVPEVTKPSSSQPVAASPIGSSPSPPVNGGNNAKRVAVPNGQPPSAARYMPREVPPRFRCQQDHKVLLKRGQPPPPSCMLLGGGAGPPPSSASGANPNNAQPVTGALLQSDSGTATDSTIGGAAASNYANSTWGSGAASNNGTNANPTHVWDKVIVDGSDMEEWPCIASKDAESSSENTTDNNSASNPGSEKSTLPGSTTSNKGKGSQCQSGSAGNECNLGAWKSDPKAKSVQSSNPAAESNNGLGNWRNLSGQDRIGPGSGFSNFNPKSNPSAWPALVQEGNSRKGILESDNGNANAQISTVGQTSREQQSKMENAGVNFVVSGREQAQIHNTDGPKNGNTNSLNLSSPNPMENKGMPFEMGLGNPSRSTDAPSQSTGDRKTGSVGSWGTSRGPSGTDTAAGQSNSGNHGNNGKDREDSWKGVSVQKPNGSRNDSWDNNNRSMGGGSWNFGSQHSNENKWGEGNKLTSGVSQGEWKQPSGSDELKIGEWSGPNQPNSSTGAWDNQKGHPLPENQGNSQAPCWGRSSSSTGSEVGGQSTGSNHKAGSSDSHNSGRRSYRPTHPDCQAVLQTLLSRTDLDPRVLSNTGWGQTQIKQDTVWDIEEMPRPEGKSDKGTEGWESSATQTKNSGGWGDAPSQSNQNKSGWGELSTPTEWKDPKNTGGWNDYKNNNSSSWGGVRPEEKTSSSWNDNSNKDQGWGGRQPSQGWSSGKNGWGEEVDQTKNSNWEGAGNKPVSGWGEGGQNEIGTWGNGANANAASKGGWDDCKRTPAWNETGRQSNSWNKQHQQQQEASGSWGPPPPPPPSNGRPPNPNWNSGPQPAAPKDEEPSGWEEPSPQSISRKMDIDDGTSAWGDPSSYNYKNVNLWDKNSQGGQVPREQSLPTPMTSKSTASVWSKSTPPAPDNGTSAWGEPNETSPGWGEIDDTGASTTGWGNAPSNAPNTMKPSSKSMQDGWAENDGPVTGTRHSSWEEEEEGGVWNTAGSQGSSSSHNSTSWGQGGKKPQIKCSLKGGNSDSWMNPLSKQFSNMGLLSQTEDTQGSKMDLSVGGLPDKKFDVDKRAMNLGDFNDIMRKDRSGFRPPNSKDMGTTDSGPYFEKAGNHGLFGNSTAQSRGMHTPVQPLNASPNIRAQVPPQFLSPQVSASMLKQFPNGGLNPGLFNISPQQIAMLSQLPNIPQFQLACQLLLQQQQQQQQQQQLLQNQRKISQAVRQQQEQQLARMVSALQQQQRQPGMKHSPSHPVGPKSHLDSMVPNALNVGLSDIQAKGQIPGYGSGFGSSGMDYGIVGGKEAGSESRFKQWTSMMEGLPSVASQDANMHKNGAIVPPGKARGGSPYNQFDIIPGDPLGGHAGPAGDSWLPAKSPPTNKIGSKSSNASWPPEFQPGVPWKGIQNIDPESDPYVTPGSVLGGTATSPIVDTDHQLLRDNTTGSNSSLNTSLPSPGAWPYSASDNSFTNVHSTSAKFNDYKSTWSPDPIGHNPTHLSNKMWKNHISSRNTTGLPRPPPGLTNPKPSSPWSSTAPRSVRGWGAQDSRLASGEKDLLIASLLGREGCVLYSANGVDMMRPSQERKLRLPASTWSDGGSVRPSYWLVLHNLTPQIDGSTLRTICMQHGPLLTFHLNLTQGTALIRYNTKQEAAKAQTALHMCVLGNTTILAEFATDEDVSRFLAQAQPPTPAATPSAPTAGWQSLETGQNQTDAVGPPLNLFGGSAGLGQWSSSGGSSSGGDLSGASLWGPPNYSSSLWGVPSVEDPHRMGSPAPLLPGDLLGGGSDSI